Within Cucumis melo cultivar AY chromosome 4, USDA_Cmelo_AY_1.0, whole genome shotgun sequence, the genomic segment GGAGGGTAAGGGGTTTAAGAAGTTTGTGGATAAATTAACATGTGAAAATCATACTAGATTTGTTGTTCCATCTCGATTTACTGTGGCTAGAGATGTGTTTAAGTTGTATGTTAATGAGAAGAATCGTTTGAGAGACatgtttgtaaaaaataagTATAGAGTTTCTCTCACCACTGATTGTTGGACATCgggacaaaatattaattacatgGTCCTAACAGCCTATTTCATTGATTCTGATTGGAAATTACATAAGAGAATACTTAGTTTTTCTCCAATTGAGAATCATAAAGGTGATACTATCGGTAAAACCattgaaaagaatttgaaggaTTGGGGCATTGAGAGGGTAATGACTTTGACGGTTGATAATGCAAGTTCGAATGACACTGCTGTTGCTTATCTTTTAAAGAGATTCAATAAAGGATTATTGTTTGGTGGGGAATTTCTGCATGTTCGTTGTTGTGCCCATATATTGAATCTTATAGTAACTGATGCTTTTAAGGAACATAACGATTGTATTGATAGGATTCGATATGCTGTGCGATTTATAACTTCTCTTGctcgttttttgaaatttaaaaagtgcattgaacttaaaaaaattGCTTGTAAGAGTTATGTGTGTCTTGATGTTCCTACAAGATGGAACTCCACATATATGATGCTTGAAGCTGCTGTTAAGTTTGAAAAAGCTTTTGATAGATTAGAAGATGAAGATGCCTCGTATAGACATGATATGTCACCGAATAAGGAAGATTGGACAAATGCTAGGATGTTAATAcgatttttaaaagtattttatgatgtCACATTAAAGATTTCGGGTTCTTTGTATACTACTTCGAACTTGGTTTCCATCAGATTACAGTGGTTCAGAATTGTATACGTTTGAATGCGGGTAGTGCAAATGCATTGTTAGTTGGAATGGCTAATAACATGAAGCTAAAATTCGAGAAATATTGGGGAaacaatgaaaagaataatttgtTGTTGTATGTTGCTATTGTGTTGGATCCTCGAAAGAAATTAAGATTTGtatctttttgtttgaaaattttttttggtcCTGAGGTTGCTGAATCCATGGGAAATGTAGTGGAACAATGTTGTAGACGTCTCTTTCATGAGTATAGTACTACTCGAAGTGGGAGTAGACAAGGATGTAGTAGTACTAGTACAACTAGTACACAAACTGTTTCAGGCTTGGATActaatattgattttgattcgAATGAAAATGTgggtgaagattttgtctaCGACACGATTGTTGAGGAATTTGAAGATGATTCTACTACACCTTTCGAACAGGGATCATCGAAGATTGATATCTATTTGTTGGAAGCCAATGTTAGGACCAAAGGTGATTTTGACATACTACAGTGGTGGAAGATGAACAGTGATCGATTTGAGGTTCTTGGTCATATGGCTAGAGATATTTTGGCTATTCCAGATTATATTGTAGCGTCTGAGTCGGTTTTTAGTACTGGAGGACGTGTTGTTGACTTATCACGCTGCTCATTGGCTCCTAAAACAGTGGAGGCTCTCATATGTACTCAAAATTGGCTAAATTCTGATCCAATACATCTTCAATTTCAACATGAATTGGAAGAGgcttcaaaatttgaagaaggtattttcaaatctttacatgatatcttttgtagttgtaatgtgtaactttagtgaaatcttaaattatttagtaaatTCTTCATATCGATTATGTAGGATTTCGGGTGGTTATGGAGAATGAAAAGGAGCTTGAAGACCTTCTAGATTTTGATAAGTTGTCAACTACCGATTATTAACTAATTCTGATCCAAGACTTGTAATATTTCTATTGACTAGATTATCATAGTGTTTTTGTTCATACTTTGGTTGTATTTGTGACTATTAATAGTAATGTGGTGAACTGAATTGAACTTGGATGTTTCTAACcctataatatttgatatatatttcattttggtAGTATGTTTAGATTcttatttttatgttgtttattttattaatttgtgtaTTACCTATAAACTAAGCATTGAAATTAATAGaacttgattttattttttaatcacaattatatgattttaagacaatatagaatatatatcatagactttttttattgaaattaaaaagtgaaataaaacataataacgtcatttaaaatcgtttgtttatcaaaaagaaagcaataaacatagaaaaggaaggaggaggaggagaagaaacaggaaagaaagaaagaaggagaggaaaaaaaaaaggaaaaccgACCGACCCGACCGTCGGTTGGACCGACCGGTTTCGTTAGAACCTGCAGTCGAGGCCGGTTTTCGTACTTCCGTGCCGACTTGTAGTCGGTTCGGGGCGGTTTGGTCGGAAAACCGACCCCGATCGCCCGATGCTCACCCCTACTGTAGTATATTATGGATCTTATAATTGATGGATCTAAAGTTCGATTGAATGGATCGTctcata encodes:
- the LOC127148947 gene encoding zinc finger BED domain-containing protein RICESLEEPER 2-like → MTLAFKPKDKVGDNSSQLVCESFSLDGCRDALVEMIIVDELPFKFVEGKGFKKFVDKLTCENHTRFVVPSRFTVARDVFKLYVNEKNRLRDMFVKNKYRVSLTTDCWTSGQNINYMVLTAYFIDSDWKLHKRILSFSPIENHKGDTIGKTIEKNLKDWGIERVMTLTVDNASSNDTAVAYLLKRFNKGLLFGGEFLHVRCCAHILNLIVTDAFKEHNDCIDRIRYAVRFITSLARFLKFKKCIELKKIACKSYVCLDVPTRWNSTYMMLEAAVKFEKAFDRLEDEDASYRHDMSPNKEDWTNARMLIRFLKITVVQNCIRLNAGSANALLVGMANNMKLKFEKYWGNNEKNNLLLYVAIVLDPRKKLRFVSFCLKIFFGPEVAESMGNVVEQCCRRLFHEYSTTRSGSRQGCSSTSTTSTQTVSGLDTNIDFDSNENVGEDFVYDTIVEEFEDDSTTPFEQGSSKIDIYLLEANIIL